The Stigmatella aurantiaca DW4/3-1 genome contains the following window.
CGGCGTCCCGCTGTTTCCGGCCGTGAAGGCCGCCGGCCAGGCGGAGGTCCGCGGCGAAGATCAGGTAGCAGTCCTCCGGTGGGCCCGGCTGCTGGCCGTCCCAGGGCGAACCCGCGCTGATGCCCCAATGGGCGAAGTAGAGCGCGTCGAAGCCCTGAAAGAGATGGGGCTCGCGCGCCTGGAAGGTGCGGTCGAGCTCCTTCAGGAAGGCCATCAGGCTCGCGCGGGCCTCGGGGTGGATTTTCGTGATGATGGTCAATGTGCCGTGGTGCATGCGGCTTCTCCCAAACCGAAGATCAGCGTGGTGTGCGAGAGGCGCGAAGAACGGAGAGCCGCCTCCGGCCGCGCGGGCTTCCGCACATGGGTGCTGCTGGCGAGCACCCGGTTCACCAGGCTCCCGAACTCCTCCAGCGAACAACTCTTGGAGACGAACTGGGTGCCTGGCGCATGAGGGTTGCCCGAAGAGCTGTGGAGGATGATGGGAAGGCCCTTCAGGTGCGCATCCCCGTGGAGCTGGTGGCACAGCTCCAGCCCGTCCATGCGCGGCATCATCCAATCGGTGACCACCAGATCAGGCGCCTTCTGCTGGGCGATGGACAGGGCCTCTTGTCCATCGTGAGCAATGAGGACGCGGTGGTCCATCTGCTCCAGCACCTCCGTGAAGAGGTCGAGCAGATCCTGTTCATCGTCGACTAAGAGAATCGTGCTCATGACATCACCTGTTGTCCTCTCGGAGTCTCTTCATCCAGAGGGAGTGTGGTGAGCCCTCATGTGATGTGCGCAGAAGGCAGAGGGCTTGCGGGAGGGCAGGCGCTCTCCACCACAGCCCTGCCCAGGAAGGCAGTTTCAGGGGCCGTTTGCCTGGCACCTGTCCCGGGGATGGCCGGCCCTTAACTTCTCACCGGGCGCCATGCCGGACGGTCTGCCAGGGAACACCAGAGGGCGATGAGATGCGTCAAGACGGCATGGAATCAGACGAGGCGTCAGAAGAGTTAGACGACGTTTTTCTCCGGCACGTGGCCCAGGTCTCCGTTCCCTTGCGGACCCCGATGCGCGGAGAGTCCCTGGGCGGTCAGGATGGCCGCCGCTTCGAGATCCGCGAGCAACTGGGCGGTGGCTCGATGGGCCTGGTCTTCCGTGCGCGGGACCAGGAGCTCCAGCGCGTGGTGGCGCTCAAGTTCTTACACCTTCGGGACAGGGGCTCCGAGGAGCCGATGAGCGCCTTGCTCCGGCAGGAGGCAAAGGCCATCGCGCAGCTCGATCACGAGAACATCGTCCGCATCTTCGATGTGGCCGAGTGGATAGGGGAGCCTTGGGAGCCCAAGGTGCCCTTCTTGATCATGGAATGCTTGGAGGGTGAGCCCCTCTCGGCGCTCTTGTCGAGGGAGTTGCCCCCCCTGCGCCGCTGCATCGACATCATGCGAGGCATGGCCGCGGGCTTGGCCCATGCGCACGAGCACCACATCGTTCACCGGGACCTCAAGCCGGGCAATGTCTTCATCACCCGCAGCGGGCAGGTGAAGCTCCTCGACTTCGGGTTGGCCTACCTGACGGACGCCGTCTCTCCGGCCGCCCCCCACCTGCCGGCGGCGGGGACTCCCGCCTACATGGCCCCGGAGCAGTGGCTGGGACAGGCGCAGGACGCTCGAACCGACATCTGGGCCGCGGGGATCGTGCTCTTCGAGATGCTCACCGGCGAGCTGCCCTGCTCCGAGATGAGCCTCGTGGGGCTCAAGGAGTGGGCGCTGTCACCCGCGCCCGTCGCGTCGGTCCGGGAGCGGCGCCCGGAGCTGCCCGAGGACGTGGAGCAACTGCTGGCCACCATGTTGGCCAAAGCCCCCGAGCAGCGCCTTGCCAGCGCGGCCGAGCTGGGCGAACGCCTGCGACAGCTCGAAGCGGGGCTGACGCCCTGGAGTGGCGAGATGGCCAGCCTCGGGCCGCAACGCAGACAGGTGACGCTGGTGGCATGCTGGCTGTCGGATCTCGCGGGCCTCGCGGAGCACCTGGACGCCGAGGACTTCAGTGACCTGGAGGGCGCATTCCATCAGGCCTGCTCGGAGATCCTTGCCCAGCACGGGGGCTCCATCACCACGTGCATGGGCGATGAGGTGCTCGCTTGCTTTGGGTATCCCCAGGCCCGGGAGGACGACTCGGAGAAGGCGGCCCGCGCGGGGCTTCATCTGGTCACGCACCTGGGGGCCGTCATCCAGCAGAAGCTGCCGTATCTGCCTCGCCGGAAGCTGACCGTGAAGGTGGGGCTTCACACGGACACCGTGGTGCTGGACAACCTTCTGCCCGGGCTCCAGGGCCGGACCGCCGCGCTTCAGGGAGAGGCGCCGAAGATGGCGTTCTGGTTGGCGCGGCAGGCCGCGCCTGAGTCCGTGTGCCTCAGCCACACGGCCTGGCACCTCGTGAGGGATGCGTTCCGGACGGAGCCGATGGGCGTTCACTCCTTCCAGGGGTTGTCCGGCGAGGTGAAGGGGGCGATCTACCGTCTGGTCCGGGAGAAGCGCACCACGAGGAGCCGCTTCGAGCGGGCCCACGAGTCGGGGGGGCTCACGCCTTGGGTGGGCCGGGAGGCGGAGCTCCGGCGGCTGCTGGGGTACTGGGAGCAGGCCCAGCAAGGCTCGGGGGCTTTCGTGCTCGTGCAGGGCGAGGCGGGGATTGGCAAGTCGCGCCTCCTGCAAGAGCTGCGCGAGCGGATCTCCCTGGAAGGGGGCAGCCGGCTGCACGTGCAATGCTGGGCCCAGTTCAGCAGCAGCGCCCTGCGGCCCATCATCGAATTGCTGCTGTCGGTGCTGAAGCTCGATCCAGAAGGAAATCCGCAATCGAACCTGCGCAAGCTGCAAGGGCGCATGGGGGCAGTGGGGCTCCCCATCGAGCATGTGCGGATGCTGGCCGCGTTCCTGTCGCTGCCGGTGGCCGAGCTTCCTCCCCACATGCGCGTTGCCCCGGAGCGGCAGAAGGAAAAAACCTTCGAGGCCCTGGTGACGTTGCTGCTGCGGATGACCGAGGACCGTCCCGTCTTCGCCGTCGTCGAAGATCTTCACTGGGCCGACCCCTCGACGTTGGAGTTGCTCGGGGCCCTGCTGGGCCATGTCGGGAATGCCCGGCTCTGTGTTTTCCTGAGCGCTCGTCCGGACTTCAAACCCGCATGGGCCGAGAACCCCCGGGTTCATCCGGTGCCTTTGGAACGGCTATCGCCCCAGCAGACCGCGGAGCTGATCCGCCTCTCCACCATCGGGAAGGCGCTGCCAGACGAAACGGTCGAACAGCTCGTGGCGAAGACGGACGGGGTGCCCCTGTTCGCCGAGGAGATGACGCGCATGGTGGTGGAGCAGGCCCCGGCGGGGACCGCCGCGGGTCCCCCTTCCACCATCCCCATCACCCTGAGCGGGTTGCTGCTGGCGCGGCTGGACATGCTGCCCCGGCAACAAAAGACGCTGGCCCAATTGTGCGCCGTGGTGGGGCGCGGCTTCAGCCACTCGCTGCTCACCGCGCTCTCTGGCCGGAGTCCGGTCAACCTCCAGAGGGATCTCACCGGGCTGCTCCAGGCGGGCCTGCTCCAGCAGGAGGAGGTGGCGAGCGAAGCCCGGTACCGGTTCCGCCATGCGCTCATTCAGGATGCGGCCTACCACTCCTTGCTGCGCCGCACGCGGCGGGAGTACCACCGGCGCATCGCGCAGACCCTGGCCATCCAGGCCCCGGAGCTCGCCGAGACGCAGCCCGAGCTGCTCGCCCACCACTATACGGAGGCCGGAGAGAACGAGCGGGCCATCCGCCTCTGGACGAAGGCTGGAGAGCAGGCCAGCTTGCGCTCGGCCAATGTGGAGGCCCTCCGCCACCTGGGCCAGGCGCTCCGGTTGCTGGGGACGCTGCCCGATACCCGCGCCCGCTCCGAGCAGGAGTTGCAGCTGCGGGTGGCGTTTGGCATGCCCTTGATGCAACTGCGCAGCCTCCGGTCCCGTGAAATGGAGCAGAACTACTCCCGGGTGATGGAGCTGCTTCACCAGGTGGGGGATGCCATGCCCCGCCTGTCCATCTCCACCTGGGGGACGTATGCCTATGCCTTCGGGCGGGCGAAATTCCATGTAGCGCAGGAGCTGGCGGAGCTCACCGTGGGACAGGGAGAGCGCCAGCACAGCCGGGAACTGCTCGCCCTGGGGCACCGGATGATCGCCACCAACCACTTCACGTGGGGCAACATGTCCACGGCGCTGGAGCACGTCGATGCCGCGCTGGAGTTCTCGGATTTTGATCTCGCCCAGCACCGGGAGCTGGCCGTGAGGCAATGGGTCAACCCGCGCGTGGCCGCGCTGGCCTATGGCTCCGTCGTTCTGTCGGCCGTCGGCCGGGATGCCCTGGCCCGCCGCTATGGTGACGAGGCGGTGACGCTGGCGGAGAAGATCGGCCATCCCCACACCCTGGGTTTTGGATTGACCTACGTGGCGCTGGGCTGCCAACTGCGCAAGGAGCCCGGGTGTGCCCAGCAATGGGTGGAGCGGTGCATCGCGATTTCCTCGGAGCACCACTTCCGGCTGTGGCTCGGCTGGTCCGTGTTCATCAAGAGTTGGCTGCTGGCCGAGCAGGGGCGGGTGCAGGAAGGACTCACGCTCATGCAGGCCAACCTCGCGAGGTGGCGCAATGCGGGCATCCGGGCGGGCATGCCCTTGTTCCTGGGCATGTTCGCGGAACTCCACCTGAAGCTGGGCCAGTTCACCCAAGGGATGGCGGCGGTCACCCACGCCCTGGGGTGGGCGGAGACGCTGGAGGAGCGCTCGTATGAGGCGGAGCTGCGACGCCTCGAAGGCGAGCTGCACCGGGCGCTTGGCAACGAATCCGCAGCCACGGAGTCGTTCTCGCAGGCACGGGCGGTGGCTCGCCTCCAAGGGTCGGCGGGCTTCGGCAGACGGGCCGAGGAGAGCTTGAATCGCCAGTTCCGTGAGCTGGGCTGGGATCGGGGCCACGCCCACCCGCGTTGAGTTCCCCGTCACAAAAAGGGGGGAGCCCACTCTATGGAGGTGGACGGGGCCGCGGACATGTTGGGAGCAACCATGGCGATTGATCGCGAGAGGCTGGAGCGGGACATCCAGGAGCTGTGTCTGCGCAAGGACACGGGCAAGGCGGTGGAGCGGGCCCTGCAAGGCTACGGGATGGAGATCATGCGGCTCATCGCCTCCGTGCTGCACAACCCGGAGCAGGCCAAGGACGCCTTCAGCCTTTTCTGTGAGAGTCTTCTCAAGGGGTTGCCCGGGTTCCGGTGGGAGAGTTCCTTCCGGACGTGGGCTTACCGTCTGGCACGCAACGCCTGTTATCAGCTCATGCACGCGCCCTCCGGGCGCGAGCTGCCCGTCACGTCCTCGGCCTTTCCAGAGCAGCCTCAGTGGCACCGCTCCGACACGCGCCCCTGGCAGCGGACGTCGGTGAAGGAGCGCTTCCGGGCCCTGCGCGACAGCCTGGAGCCCGAGGAGCGCATGCTCCTGATGCTCCGTGTTGATCAGCGCCTGTCCTGGACCGAGGTGGCCCGCATCATGTGGGATCTGGACGAGGCGCCCACGGGGGCGGCGCTGAGCCGCAAGGCCACGGCCCTGCGGCAGCACTTCCAGCGCGTCAAGACCCACTTGCGCACCCGGGCCATCGAGCAGGGCCTCATCGAGCAAGAGGAGGCCGCCTCCGCCAGGACGCCTTCACCGGAGGAGGAGGGCCCTTCTCCTTGAGTCATCGCCCGGTTGACGGGCACGGCGTCCACGCTCGGTCTCAGACCCGGGTCAGCGCTTCGGTCAGCTCCCTCCGGTGTGTGGTGTAGAGCTCCCGCCACCGGAAGTCTTCGGGCAGATCGCCGCCTCTTCCGATGAAGAGGTACACGAACAAGTCCAACAGGATCCGCTGGGCCGGTGTGGCGCAGTAGCGTTGCAGGGGATGGGGTTCCCGCTCGTCCGACGGCAGGATCTCCCGGGCCGCGCGATCCAGTGCCTCCGCGGTGCGGCGGACCGCCGAAGGGGCCGCGAGCTTCGGCCGATCGACAATCACGGCGGCGAGGGAGGCGGGCAATACCTTCCGGGCCACCTCGCGCAGGAGCGCCTTGCGCACCCGTCCCCGGATGCGTTGCTCCCAGGGCAGGGCGAATGCCACGTCGCGGACGCTCCGGTCCAGGTACGGCACCCGGACCTCCAAGCCACTGGCCATGGAGCCTCCGTCCCAGACACGCAGGTGGGCGTCCGTGAGCTGGCCTTCCAGGAAAAAGCGATACACGGCCTCTCGCGCCGCCGCTGGGTCCGGGACGGCCATGGCATGAAGCGAGGCCTTGGCGGCCGCGCACTCGTCCTGGGGAATCTCTCCCGTCCGGATCATCCGGTTGTAGCCCTCCATGCAGGACTTCAACCAAGGGCCTGGCAGGGAGTGAATCACGTAGCCCGCGAACAGTTCATCCGCGCCATCCCCACAGAGCACGGCCTTGACGTGGTTCCGGATCAGCGGGGCGGCGCTCTCCACGATCGTCGGCTCGCCGGGGGCCTCCAGGGAGCAGATGGAGCGCGGAAGGGATTCCAGCAGGGTGTCCGGTTCGAAGCTGTACTCATGGTGATGCGTGCCCAGGGCCTCGGACAGCCGCCGGCTCACGGCGAGATCCGGCAGGGTGGGATCATCGGCCAGGGAGAAGGTGTGGATCTCCCGGGAGCCGCCCTGCGCCAGCAACGCGGCCAGCAGGGAGCTATCGACCCCACCCGAGAGGAAGATGCCCACGGGATGGTCGGCCACCCACTGGCCGCGCACCGACTCCGTGAGCCGCTCGCGCAGCAGCTTGATCCGGTCTTCCTCGCGCTCGGGAAGGGGGAGGGGGCGGGGTGGGCTGTGCCGTCCCGCGCGCAAGGTCAGCGTGCCGTCCGGCTCGCGAGAGACCTCCAGGGTGCCTCCGGGGGGGACTTGGCGCACGGCCTTGAAGAGCGTGCGCTCCCCAAGGGTGAAGCGGAAGGTGGCCCACTCGAAGAGGGAGGTGCGGTCCAGCTCCCGCGGCAGCGCTGGATCCACGAGCAGCGCTTTGAGCTCCGAGGCGAACACGAGCCTGCGCCCCCCGTCGACGAGGGCGTAGTACAGGGGCTTGATGCCGAAGGCATCCCGGACCAGCGTGAGCCGCGCTCCATCCGAGAAGGCGAAGGCGAACATGCCTTCCAGCTCTTCCAGGCAGGCCAATCCGCGCTGCTCCAGGGCGCGCAGCAGCACCTCGGTGTCGCTGCGTGTCTGGAAGGCGACGCCCTCCTGTTCGAGGCTCCGGCGCAGCGTCGCGTGGTTGTACAGCTCTCCGTTGTAGACGAGCGTCAACCCTGTCCGGCCCGTCATGGGTTGGGCGCCGCCCTCCCAGTCCAGGAGGCTCAGGCGCGTGTTGCCCAGTCCCGCCTGGCCCACCACGGCCGTTCCGTGCCCATCCGGGCCGCGGTGGTGGAGCCGCCGCGTCATGCGCTCGAGCAGCACGGGATCCGGCCCACCAAAGATGCCAGCAATGCCGCACACGGGAGGCTCCTCGGGGGCTCAGGCCCCCTTACGCACCCGCGCGAGGGGCGGCTGGCTTGACGAAGACGATGAGGCCTTCCTGGTGGAAGCGCTCCAGGGCCTGAAGCACCGCGGGCTCCACCTTCCCGGAGGAGGCCGCGCCCCGGCTCCGGTAGTGCTCGAGCAACTCACCCACCGTCTGCTGGCCGTTGCACCGATCGAGCAGCTCCGAGGTGAAGGGATTCACGCGGAAGTGATGCCCATAGAGGTTGGTCCGCTTGTGGAAGACGACGGTCGCCTCTCCGCCAGGGCTTGCCGCGCCGGCGAGCAGTCCCGGCGGCAACGCGTGGAAGCGCTCCACCCGTACCCACTGGCTTCGCAGGGGCGCCAGCGCCCGAAGTGTCTCGGGAGAGGGGCCTCCCCGGGTGGCTTCCCACACGTCGGGACGCTCGAAGGCAGGCTGGGCTTCGTCCTCGGCCGTGAAGTGGCCCATCCACACGAGCAATCCCGTGTAGCGCGCCACCTCCGCCAGGGTGGCATCCCTCTGCGTTCCGCCCCCGCCCGTTTCGATCCACCGGCAGAACGCGCTCGCGTCCTCGAACAGGTGGGCAGGCTCCTTCGGGTGGGCTTCCAGGTACGCCTGGAGCGTCGCCTCGGCCCGCTCTCCGAGCGCCTCCAGCAGCCCCGGCACCGTTCGCCGCAAACCCTCCTCGCGGTTCTCGGGAAGCCCCCGCTCGGCCGCGGACATCTGTCCCGGCTGCCCGCGGTGCCGGGCGAGGACATCCTCGAAGAGGCGGGTGTACTCGGCGGCGAGATCTCTTGGGCGGATGGTCTCGAGCAGCTCATGGCCTTTCTGGCCCATGCGCTGGGCGCCCTCGGGATCCTCGAGGGCCTTGCGCACCGCCGCCGCCAGGTCTTCCGTCACCTGGGGGTTCGGCACCAGCAGCATGTTCTGCCCGGAGATCAGGCGATCGTGGAACGGCTGCTTGGCGGCGACCTCTCCGGAGAGCACCAGGCAGGTGCCGCACCCCAGCACCTCCCGGGGCACCGTGGGCGCGTGGAAGGTGATGGGAAAGTCCCGTTCGAGGAAGCACACCGCGCGGCACGCGCGGATGAAGCGCGCCACGTTCCAGTGGGCGACGAAGGGGAGGATCCAGGTCACCTCGCTCAGGCCCTGCTCCTCCACCGCCTTGAGCAGGGGGCCTACCCGCTTGCCGCGCGTGAGCGACACGAAGTGGAACTTCTGCCCCTCCTTGCGCAGCTGGCCGAGCGCCTTCACCAGATCATACGTCCCCTTGTTCACGCCGACCTTGCCGTAGATGCCAATCACCGGCACCGAGGGATCGATGGGGCGCCGGTTGTTCAGCAGGTGGGGCTGATCGCGGGCCACCTCGTTCAGGTAGCCGTTCAGATCGAGCGGCTCGACGTCCGGCCGGAAGCGCTGGCGGATGATGTCGGGCGGAGGCCCCCGGTAGAGGTTGCTGGGGGGCACCCCCATGCCGAGGAACAACAGCGGGTTGCCCACGCAGACGCCGTTCGCGCGCCGGATGATCTCCCGGTACGTGGTGCCCAGGCCATGCCGGTTCATCAGCCGGCCCAGGTCGCTGCCGGCATTGCGCACCAGGTAGGGCACACCGGTCCACGACGAGGCCATGTGCGCCGCGACGCCGTAGGGCTCGTAGTAGTAGCTGAAGATGATCTCGCAGCGGTGGCGCCGGACAACCTCCGTGGCCACGCCCGCGAGCTTGCCCACGTAGGGGTTGGTCTGGGGCACGTGCAGGAAGATCGGGGACATGCGCTCGGTCCCGTGCAGCTGGACACGCCCCGTGCCGAAGGAGGGCTCCAGCCAGGTGCGGTCCTCCTGCGTGAGCATGAGCCGGTAGTCTTCTTCCACCTCATCCGCGTTGGTGACCACGTGCACTTCGTGGCCTGCTTCGGCCAGCGCGCGGCACATCCAATAGGATTGGGCGCTCACACCGCCCTGGATGGGCGGGTACTTGATGATGGCACAGATGCGCACGAGGCTCTCCTGAGAGCGCGGAGGAGGGGTTCAGCTCGCGAAGGTGAGGGTGAGGGCGTTCAGTTCATGGAGGCGGCGGATCACCTCGGCACAGGCCAGCGCCTCCTGAGACTTCCCGGCCCCCGCGCCCGGTGAGAGCTGGGCGGCGATCTCCACCGTGGTCCGGGTGCCATCGCAGAGCGCGAGCAGCGAGCGCGTGCGCTCATTGATGGCCAGGTGGCGCACGTTGCGGAAGCCTGGGGCCTTGGTGAAGAGCACGGCGGTGGCGGTGCTTGGAATCTCTTGAGGATCCTGGCCCGCGTTGATGCGCCGCACGAGATCGACGACGTCACACCCGAAGCGCTCCACGCGCACGTGGGCGCCGGTGCGGGGCCGGGAGGCCAGGACGGTCTCGGCGCCTGGGGAGGGCGTGGTCTCGAAGGCCTGGCGGAAGTCCTTGGCGCTCTGCACGGGCTCGACCGTCGAGGACAGCTCGAGCTGGGTGCGCTCGAAGCGCACGATGTCGCCGAGCGGTGTGCGCAGCTCCGGCCGCTCCGTCAGCACCTGGTCGAGCATTCGCAGGAACCAGAAGCCGTCCCGCACCGAGCGATTCACGAACTCGGAGGAATAGAGCGGGGCGTTTTCATCGACGAAGCGGTGCGCGAGCTCGTGCCAGAGCCCCCGGTTCTGCAACCACTTGCAGCTCGCCGGGGCCGCCTTCGCCAGCAGGGAGAGCCGCTTGCTCGCCAGATCGTGCGCGAAGGAGGAGAGGTGCTCCGCGCCCACGGCGAGCAAGGCCTCCGTCTGCTCGCCCCGGAGGGACAGCTCCTCGCCCACGGCCTGGGGCGTGGCCAGGAACCGCTTGCGGAGTTCCGGCTCCACGAGGAGCCGGGCCAGCGCCGTCTGGAACGTCAGCTCATCCATCGGGAGCGGCACGGGCTCGGCGCTCGCCGGGGGGAGGGCGGGGGCCGGGGGCCGGGGCGCCCGGTGGTGCGCGCGGTGCATGATGTCCCGCGCCCGATCGAGATCCTGGAGCATCTCCTGGAACTCCTCGGGGAAGTTCTGGTCGCGCTCGATCAGCACCGCCCGGATCTCACTGCGCCGCGCCACGTACTCCAGCAGCCGCCACACCTCGGGGTTCGCGTCCACGCGCTGGCTGTGGCTGTCGATCCACTGCGCGCCCCGCCGCTCTCCGCCCGCCAGGTGCACCTGGATGACGCGCTCCAGGGGCAACGCGTCCAGGAGGGCG
Protein-coding sequences here:
- a CDS encoding glycosyltransferase, whose amino-acid sequence is MRICAIIKYPPIQGGVSAQSYWMCRALAEAGHEVHVVTNADEVEEDYRLMLTQEDRTWLEPSFGTGRVQLHGTERMSPIFLHVPQTNPYVGKLAGVATEVVRRHRCEIIFSYYYEPYGVAAHMASSWTGVPYLVRNAGSDLGRLMNRHGLGTTYREIIRRANGVCVGNPLLFLGMGVPPSNLYRGPPPDIIRQRFRPDVEPLDLNGYLNEVARDQPHLLNNRRPIDPSVPVIGIYGKVGVNKGTYDLVKALGQLRKEGQKFHFVSLTRGKRVGPLLKAVEEQGLSEVTWILPFVAHWNVARFIRACRAVCFLERDFPITFHAPTVPREVLGCGTCLVLSGEVAAKQPFHDRLISGQNMLLVPNPQVTEDLAAAVRKALEDPEGAQRMGQKGHELLETIRPRDLAAEYTRLFEDVLARHRGQPGQMSAAERGLPENREEGLRRTVPGLLEALGERAEATLQAYLEAHPKEPAHLFEDASAFCRWIETGGGGTQRDATLAEVARYTGLLVWMGHFTAEDEAQPAFERPDVWEATRGGPSPETLRALAPLRSQWVRVERFHALPPGLLAGAASPGGEATVVFHKRTNLYGHHFRVNPFTSELLDRCNGQQTVGELLEHYRSRGAASSGKVEPAVLQALERFHQEGLIVFVKPAAPRAGA
- a CDS encoding RNA polymerase sigma factor, which codes for MAIDRERLERDIQELCLRKDTGKAVERALQGYGMEIMRLIASVLHNPEQAKDAFSLFCESLLKGLPGFRWESSFRTWAYRLARNACYQLMHAPSGRELPVTSSAFPEQPQWHRSDTRPWQRTSVKERFRALRDSLEPEERMLLMLRVDQRLSWTEVARIMWDLDEAPTGAALSRKATALRQHFQRVKTHLRTRAIEQGLIEQEEAASARTPSPEEEGPSP
- a CDS encoding response regulator, whose translation is MSTILLVDDEQDLLDLFTEVLEQMDHRVLIAHDGQEALSIAQQKAPDLVVTDWMMPRMDGLELCHQLHGDAHLKGLPIILHSSSGNPHAPGTQFVSKSCSLEEFGSLVNRVLASSTHVRKPARPEAALRSSRLSHTTLIFGLGEAACTTAH
- a CDS encoding protein kinase domain-containing protein, which codes for MESDEASEELDDVFLRHVAQVSVPLRTPMRGESLGGQDGRRFEIREQLGGGSMGLVFRARDQELQRVVALKFLHLRDRGSEEPMSALLRQEAKAIAQLDHENIVRIFDVAEWIGEPWEPKVPFLIMECLEGEPLSALLSRELPPLRRCIDIMRGMAAGLAHAHEHHIVHRDLKPGNVFITRSGQVKLLDFGLAYLTDAVSPAAPHLPAAGTPAYMAPEQWLGQAQDARTDIWAAGIVLFEMLTGELPCSEMSLVGLKEWALSPAPVASVRERRPELPEDVEQLLATMLAKAPEQRLASAAELGERLRQLEAGLTPWSGEMASLGPQRRQVTLVACWLSDLAGLAEHLDAEDFSDLEGAFHQACSEILAQHGGSITTCMGDEVLACFGYPQAREDDSEKAARAGLHLVTHLGAVIQQKLPYLPRRKLTVKVGLHTDTVVLDNLLPGLQGRTAALQGEAPKMAFWLARQAAPESVCLSHTAWHLVRDAFRTEPMGVHSFQGLSGEVKGAIYRLVREKRTTRSRFERAHESGGLTPWVGREAELRRLLGYWEQAQQGSGAFVLVQGEAGIGKSRLLQELRERISLEGGSRLHVQCWAQFSSSALRPIIELLLSVLKLDPEGNPQSNLRKLQGRMGAVGLPIEHVRMLAAFLSLPVAELPPHMRVAPERQKEKTFEALVTLLLRMTEDRPVFAVVEDLHWADPSTLELLGALLGHVGNARLCVFLSARPDFKPAWAENPRVHPVPLERLSPQQTAELIRLSTIGKALPDETVEQLVAKTDGVPLFAEEMTRMVVEQAPAGTAAGPPSTIPITLSGLLLARLDMLPRQQKTLAQLCAVVGRGFSHSLLTALSGRSPVNLQRDLTGLLQAGLLQQEEVASEARYRFRHALIQDAAYHSLLRRTRREYHRRIAQTLAIQAPELAETQPELLAHHYTEAGENERAIRLWTKAGEQASLRSANVEALRHLGQALRLLGTLPDTRARSEQELQLRVAFGMPLMQLRSLRSREMEQNYSRVMELLHQVGDAMPRLSISTWGTYAYAFGRAKFHVAQELAELTVGQGERQHSRELLALGHRMIATNHFTWGNMSTALEHVDAALEFSDFDLAQHRELAVRQWVNPRVAALAYGSVVLSAVGRDALARRYGDEAVTLAEKIGHPHTLGFGLTYVALGCQLRKEPGCAQQWVERCIAISSEHHFRLWLGWSVFIKSWLLAEQGRVQEGLTLMQANLARWRNAGIRAGMPLFLGMFAELHLKLGQFTQGMAAVTHALGWAETLEERSYEAELRRLEGELHRALGNESAATESFSQARAVARLQGSAGFGRRAEESLNRQFRELGWDRGHAHPR
- a CDS encoding DUF692 family multinuclear iron-containing protein; protein product: MARLEDLPTLGAGIGYRPELREHQSKYADRIDWFELIADRYVRSVPESIERALPLLERHPLIPHALETSLGTDGPLDVEYCEEVAELVKLVRAPFSSDHLCMTKAGGVELGQLTPLPFTEAAVRRCARKARQVQEILGVPFLVENITYAFAFPSPLGEAEFVTRVVTEADCGLLLDLANVFINSQNHRYDPYALLDALPLERVIQVHLAGGERRGAQWIDSHSQRVDANPEVWRLLEYVARRSEIRAVLIERDQNFPEEFQEMLQDLDRARDIMHRAHHRAPRPPAPALPPASAEPVPLPMDELTFQTALARLLVEPELRKRFLATPQAVGEELSLRGEQTEALLAVGAEHLSSFAHDLASKRLSLLAKAAPASCKWLQNRGLWHELAHRFVDENAPLYSSEFVNRSVRDGFWFLRMLDQVLTERPELRTPLGDIVRFERTQLELSSTVEPVQSAKDFRQAFETTPSPGAETVLASRPRTGAHVRVERFGCDVVDLVRRINAGQDPQEIPSTATAVLFTKAPGFRNVRHLAINERTRSLLALCDGTRTTVEIAAQLSPGAGAGKSQEALACAEVIRRLHELNALTLTFAS
- the asnB gene encoding asparagine synthase (glutamine-hydrolyzing), with protein sequence MCGIAGIFGGPDPVLLERMTRRLHHRGPDGHGTAVVGQAGLGNTRLSLLDWEGGAQPMTGRTGLTLVYNGELYNHATLRRSLEQEGVAFQTRSDTEVLLRALEQRGLACLEELEGMFAFAFSDGARLTLVRDAFGIKPLYYALVDGGRRLVFASELKALLVDPALPRELDRTSLFEWATFRFTLGERTLFKAVRQVPPGGTLEVSREPDGTLTLRAGRHSPPRPLPLPEREEDRIKLLRERLTESVRGQWVADHPVGIFLSGGVDSSLLAALLAQGGSREIHTFSLADDPTLPDLAVSRRLSEALGTHHHEYSFEPDTLLESLPRSICSLEAPGEPTIVESAAPLIRNHVKAVLCGDGADELFAGYVIHSLPGPWLKSCMEGYNRMIRTGEIPQDECAAAKASLHAMAVPDPAAAREAVYRFFLEGQLTDAHLRVWDGGSMASGLEVRVPYLDRSVRDVAFALPWEQRIRGRVRKALLREVARKVLPASLAAVIVDRPKLAAPSAVRRTAEALDRAAREILPSDEREPHPLQRYCATPAQRILLDLFVYLFIGRGGDLPEDFRWRELYTTHRRELTEALTRV